A part of Microbulbifer sp. MI-G genomic DNA contains:
- a CDS encoding P-II family nitrogen regulator, giving the protein MKLITAIIKPFKLVAVRDALRGAGINGVTVSEVKGFGRQKGHTELYRGAEYAVDFLPKTMLQIAVTEQQLDGVLEVIGSSAQNGKIGDGKIFVANLEQVVRIRTGETGSNAI; this is encoded by the coding sequence ATGAAGCTGATCACTGCAATTATTAAACCTTTTAAACTGGTTGCAGTACGGGATGCTTTGAGAGGGGCGGGTATAAATGGCGTGACTGTCAGTGAGGTTAAGGGATTTGGCCGGCAAAAAGGACATACGGAACTATATCGCGGTGCAGAATACGCAGTGGATTTCCTGCCCAAAACCATGCTGCAAATAGCGGTTACTGAGCAACAACTGGATGGGGTGCTGGAAGTCATCGGCTCCAGTGCGCAAAACGGAAAGATTGGCGATGGCAAAATTTTTGTAGCCAACCTTGAACAGGTAGTGCGTATACGCACCGGAGA